CGCTGCGGATCGTCGATGAAGTGCGCTATGCCCACGCCTTCAGCTTCAAATATTCGCCCCGCCCCGGCACGCCTGCCGCGACCATGGACGGACAGGTTCCGATGGAAGTCATGGACGACCGGCTGCAACGCCTGCAGGCCGCCATCGGCCGCCACCAGCTCGCCTTCAACGAGGCCAGCGTCGGCAAGACGTGCGACGTCCTGATCGAACGCAAGGGCCGCCTGCCCGGCCAGTGGCTGGGCAAGACGCCTTGGCTGCAAAGCGCCTGGTTCGAAGGGAATTTCGCGCTCGGCGATGTGGTCGGGGTGGAGCTGGTGCAGGCCAATCCCAACTCGCTGGCTGCGCGGCCGCGCGAACCCGTGGCTGCCTGACGGTGCGTGGCGGCCATCGGGCCGTCCCGCGCCGCCTATCGTGACAGCCAGGTGACTTTCCCCAGCCACCTGCATCGATGCCGCTTGCCAGCCGCCCGTAAGCGCCTACATTCAAGGTCCTCACACGAAAGGACCGCGCCAAGCCGCATATGGGCCGTAAACCGACATCCGCCGCCGATCCGGTGATTTCACCCGATCCCGTCCCCAGCCGCGAAATTCGCCGTGCCCGCACGGAAATGTCGTTCGACAACCAGTCGCTTCTCGGCCCCCTGTTCGGACAATTCGATGCCAATCTGGTGCAGGTCGAGAATCGCCTCGGCGTGTTCATCGCCGCGCGCGGGGGCAAGGTCGAGATCGAGGGACCCGAGGACGCCGTCGCCCGTGCGCGCGACGTCTTGCAGAGCATGTATGACCGGCTGGCCCGTGGACAGGATCTCGATGGCGGCGCGATCGAGGCCCTGATTGCCATGTCGAACGAACCGACGCTGGAAGGGATCATTTCGGGCAAGCAGGACAGCGCCCCGATCATGATCCGCACCCGCCGGAAAACCATCGTTCCGCGCAGTGCGAAACAGATCGAATACATGCGCAGCCTGTCGCGCGACGACATCATCTTTGCGCTGGGCCCGGCGGGTACGGGCAAGACCTATCTCGCCGTGGCGCAGGCGGTCAGCCAGCTCATCACCGGCAGCGTCCAGCGCCTGATCCTGTCCCGTCCGGCGGTGGAGGCCGGGGAAAAGCTCGGCTTCCTGCCCGGCGACATGAAGGACAAGGTCGATCCCTATCTGCGCCCGCTCTACGATGCGCTGTTCGACTGCATGCCGCCCGAACAGGTGGAACGCCGCATCGCCAGCGGCGAGATTGAGATCGCCCCCATCGCCTTCATGCGCGGGCGCACGCTGGCCGATGCCTTCGTCATCCTGGACGAGGCGCAGAACACGACGAAGGAACAGATGAAGATGTTCCTCACCCGCTTCGGCCAGAACAGCCGCATGGTGGTGTGCGGCGACCCCAAGCAGGTCGATATCCCCGGCGGCGACCGGATGAGCGGACTTGCCGACGCGGTCGAAAAGCTGGAAGGCATAGAAGGCTTCGGAACCGTCCGGTTCAGCGCCGCCGATGTCGTGCGGCACCCGATCGTGGGCCGCATTGTCGAGGCTTATGAAAGGCCGACCGAGTAAGTGGATCTCGATATCGATGTAGAAGACTGGCCGTCCGGCACCGACTGGACCGCCTTGTCCGAACGGGCCGCAGGCGCCGCGATCTCGGTCGAACCGGCGCTGGGCCATGACCGGCTGACGGCCAGTATCCTGTTCACCTCGAACGAGGAGGTTCACACCCTCAACCGCGAATGGCGCGGGCGGGACAAGCCGACGAACGTCCTTTCCTTCCCGATGCTGGATCGTGAAAGCCTCCTCGCGCTGGAAGATGGCGACGGACCGCCGGAAATGCTGGGCGATATCGCCCTGGCGCGGGAAGTCTGCGCGAAAGAAGCGGACGACAAGTCCATCGTCTTGGCCGACCATGCCGCCCACCTTCTCGTCCACGGGCTGCTCCATCTCGCCGGCCACGACCATGTCGACAGCGACGCGCAGGCAGAGGCGATGGAAAAACTGGAAATCGAAGCGCTTGCGTTAATGGGTATCGCGGACCCATATGGGGACCGCAACTTTCAGGAGTGACCAAGAGGGCCATGCCCGACACAGACAGCGATAGAAGCTCCGGCGCGGGAGAAGCCGAGAGTAGCGGCCGGCTGCTGCCCGCAATGCGCCGCTTGCTGCGCCTCGATACAGGGGAGCGTTCGCTCCGCGAGCAGCTGGAAGAAACCATCGACCAGCACGAGGGCGAGAGCGAGGCCGACGAGGAAGAGCCGTCGAATGGCGACCTGTCCGGTGTCGAGCGCCAGATGCTGCGCAACCTCCTCCATTTCAGCGAACACGATGCCGACGACGTGGCGGTGCCGCGCGGAGAGATCATCGCGGTCGAGGCCACCGCCCCGTGGGAAAAGCTGATCGGCATATTCTCCGAACACGGCCATTCGCGCCTGCCGGTCTATCGCGACCAGCTGGACGACGTGATCGGGATGATCCACATCAAGGACGTCTTCCCCTACCTTGCCACCGGCAAGGTCCCGCCGGACGACTGGACCGTCCTGATGCGGCAACCGCTCTACGTACCGCAGGCACGCGGCGCGCTGGACGTGCTGGCCGATATGCGCGCCCGCCGGATGCACCTTGCCATCGTGGTCGACGAGTTTTCCGGCACGGACGGCATCATCACGATCGAGGACCTGGTCGAGGAAATCGTCGGCGAGATCGAGGACGAGCATGACGAGGCTCCCGTACAATGGGTCGTGCCCATCGGCGATGGCATGTGGGACTGCGATGCCCGGGCAGAGCTGGAAGATGTCGCCCGCGACCTCGACCCGCGCCTCGCCGATGTCGAGGAAGCGGTGGATACGCTGGGCGGCCTGACCTTCATCCTGGCCGAGCAGGTTCCCCCCGTCGGCACGGTGGTGGAGCATTCCAGCGGCTGGAAGATCGAGGTGCTGGCAGGCGACGAGACCCACGTCACCCGGGTCCGCCTGCACCAGCCGGAACAGGCCGAGGAAGACGAGGAAAGCTAGGCCCCGGGCGTCTTCGCATCGTGGTTTCGCGATGTTGGCAAAATCCGCCCGAATACGCCTCGACAACCGCTGGCCTTGCCCTAGATTGCGCCCATGCCCCTCCGCCGATTACCGCCCCTGCGTGCTCTGGAAGCTTTCATGCGCACTGTTCGCCTCGGTTCTGCACGCGCGGCATCGGAGGAGCTCGGGCTCAGCCCCAGCGCGCTCAGCCGCCGGATCGCCAGCCTGGAAGAATTCGTCGGCAAGAAACTGTTCACCCGCGCCCGGCAGTCGATGCAGCTGACCGATGAAGGCCACGCCTTCTACGAAGCGGTCGCGCCGCAATTCGAGGCACTCGCCCGCGCGGTGGAGAGCCAGTCCGACAACATGTCGCTGCTGCGCCTGCGGCTGGGCGTCCTGCCCCTGTTCGGCAGCCAGCGCCTGTTCCCGCATTTGGGCGAACTGCGCCGCCTGCATCCGCTGCTGCATATCGACATCGATACCGGCGCCCATCTGGAAGCGCGCGTCGGCGACACGCTGGATGCCGCGATCATCCTGTCGGAAGGCCCGGAACGCGGGCTGCACGCGATCAGGCTGGACGAGAACAAGGTTCACGCCATCACCAGCCGCGAACTTGCCGCCTCCATCAGCGACAAGCCGATCGAGGCCGAACTGGCGAAGCAGACTTTCCTGATCCACAACGAGCTGCCTGAAAGCTTCACCGCGTGGAAGGAGGAAATCGGCCTGCGCGACCTGGAGCCTGTCGCCATCGACCATTACGATTCAGGCCAGCTGATGCTGGAAGCGGCGGCGCAGGGCCTGGGCATCGCGATCATGCATGACGACCATCGTCGCAGGGCCGCCGACCCGCGATTGACGGACCTGTTCGATGTCGATGTGGACAGCCCTTACAGCTACTGGTTCGTCTGCAAGCCCACGGCGCTGGAGGAAAGGCCCGTGCGCCTGTTCCACGACTGGCTGGCAAAGGCCGGGCTCTAGGCCCCTTCTTCTTCCTTCGGCGCGTGCGGGCAAAGTGTCGGTTCGGCACTAGGCCCCGGATGCCGCTTGTCCGCCTCGCCGCATTCGATTTCCGGTTTCGCGATGCCGTTCGGCGCCAGCGCCTCGAACGCGGCGTCGTCGGCGTAGGCTGCGATCCATGTCAGGCAGTCGGCCAGCCGCCGGATCGAGTGTTTCTCGCCCGCACTGTCCGATGGATTGCAATTGATGACGATGGCTTCCGATGCAGGCGGGGCCTTGTATCGCCGCAGGACGCGCAGGAACTCGCCGCGTTCCGTTATCGCGAGCCGGTTCATGTCGCCGCGGCCGGGATCACCGCTGAAGAAAGGCGAGGTGTTGAACACGAAGGCGCGAACGCCGGGATTGTCGATCGAGATCTGCGTCGCCAATGCCCCGCCCAGCGAATGACCGGTCGTCTCGATCGGGATGGCGGTATAGCCTTCCGCGTCCAGCGCCGCCCGCTCCGCCGCATAGACCGCGCGTGCCTGGTCGCGCTGCGCATCGCCGAGCGAGCCCGACACGATGTCGGACGTAGAGCCGAACTCCGTCCCCCGAAACGCGATCACGCGCGCCTTCAGGATGCGGCGCGTGCCCTCGACCGCGTGGCGGTCGAACACGGAATAGGCGAACCCGCTATTGTCATTCCCGGCCTGCTCCCGCTCGAGGAATGCGTAAGGCAGGGCGGTATAGGTGTCCTCGTCCGCATAGGCGTTGGAACTGAGCATGGCGTAGGGATACGCCTCTACCGCCGCTTCGCGCACGAAATCGCACCAGCCGCCCGGCTCGGTCCGGCACGGGCTGCGGGACTGGGTCAGGTCGGGATAGGCCGTGATGCATCCCGCCAGCAGCGGCAGCACGGCAAGGACGGGCGCGCGGCGAATCAGTGCAGCACGCGCCCGGCCCATCGGATCAGCTGACGGTCGCTTTGACGATCTTGCCCGGGTTCGCCGGCGGCTCGCCCTTGGGCAGTGCGTCGACATGGTCCATGCCTTCGGTCACCTGGCCCCATACGGTGTACTGGCCGTCGAGGAATTCGGTATCGCCGAAGCAGATGAAGAACTGGCTGTTGGCGCTGTCCGGCATCTGCGAACGGGCCATGGAGCAGGTGCCGCGCACATGCGGTTCGGAATTGAATTCCGCTTTCAGGTCGGGCTTCTCGCTGCCGCCCATGCCGGTGCCGGTCGGATCGCCGCCCTGTGCCATGAAACCGTCGATGACGCGGTGGAAGATCACGCCGTCATAGAACCCCTCGCTTGCCAGCGCGGCGATACGCTCGACATGGTTCGGGGCAAGATCGGGGCGCAGCTTGATCACGACGTCGCCGCCATTGCCGTCGCCGGTGTCGAGAGTGAAGGTCAGTGTATCGGCCATTGGATTGGTCTCCTTTGATGCAATCTTGCCGCGGCCTTAGCGACCCGTGCCGCGCGCCGCTACCCCGGCAAGCAAGATGGCGTGCCAGCAATCCCCGCGCTTGCTTTTGCGCGCCCGCTGCCTAGAGCGAGGCGCATGACCTCGCCCGAGCCTCTCGACTACGGCACCAATGTGGCCGATCTCGATCTCGAGGACGCGGAGAGCCGGGGCCGCCCGGACGACCGGATCGACGACGAGCGTCACGACGAGGAAAACCGGCTGAAGCCAGCCTATGTCCGCGCGGTCGAGGATGCGCTGGACGCGGGCGACAAGCAGGCGGTCTACGACCTTGTCGAACCGCTGCATCCGGCCGATGTGGCCGACCTCCTGGAACTGTTCGACCGCGACGAACGTGCGCAGCTGGCAGTGGCCATCAGCGACCTGATGACCAGCGATGTCGTGGCCGAACTCAACGACTTCGTGCGCGAAGACATGATGGAGGCGATGCCCGCCGACGCGGTCGCGCTGATTGCCGAACAGCTGGACACCGACGACGCCGTCCAGCTGATCGAGGATCTCGACGAGCCGGAGCAGGCCGCCATCCTGGCGGAAATGGATGCGGGCGACCGCGCCGTCATCGAAAACGCCCTGTCCTACCCGGAAGAAACCGCCGGGCGCCTGATGCAGCGCGAATTCGTGGCGGTGCCGGAACATCTGAAAGTCGGCGACCTCATCGACATGCTGCGGGCGCAAAACGACCTGCCGACGGAATTCTTCGAAATCTTCGTGGTCGATGCCGCGCATCACCCGGTCGGCACGTGCAACCTGTCGTGGATCCTGCGCGCGCCCCGCAATGTCGCGCTGACCGATGTGATGAAGCGCGACCAGACCCTGATCCCGGTATCGATGGACCAGGAAGAAGTCGCGCTGATGTTCCAGAAATACGCGCTGATCTCCGCTGCCGTGGTGGACGAGAACGAGCGCCTGGTCGGCCAGATGACGGTCGACGACGTGGTCCACATCATCGCCGAGGAAGCGGGCGAGGATGCACTGCTGATGTCGGGCGCGGGCGAAGGCGACATCAACGAACCGCTGCGCGACGCCTATCGCAGCCGCGTACGCTGGCTAATCGCAAATCTGGGCACCGCGCTGATCGCCTCGCTGATCATCGCCGCCTTCGGCGCTGCGATCGAGAAGCTGGTCGCGCTTGCCGTGCTGATGCCGATCGTCGCCAGCATCGGCGGCAATGCCGGCACGCAGACGATGGCCGTGACGGTTCGCGCCATCGCGATGAACCAGCTGACGCAGGCGAATACGAAGCGCATATTGTGGCGCGAAATGCGCGTTGCGATGATGAACGGTGCGACCATCGCCGTCCTGATCGGGCTGGCGACCTGGGTGATCTTCAGCCCCATGCTGGGCGGCGTGATCGCAGCGGCTATGATCATCAACGTCGTCGTGGCGGGACTGGCAGGCGTGCTGGTTCCGGTGATCTTCGACCGGCTGGATACCGACCCCGCCCTCGCCAGCAGCGTATTCGTGACGATGATCACGGACTCCATGGGCTTCTTCGCGTTCCTCGGCCTCGCGGTGCTGTCCGGACTGGCTGCCTGACGGGACCAGCGCCTTGAGGTCGGGGCCGGGCGCCCTATCTTGGAGCCCATGCCGCTCAACCTGACCAAGATAGCCTTCGGGGCGCAGAGCTTCGACGATATCGAAAACTGGTATGCCGGGCGCCGCAGCCCCAACCTCGCCACCCGCTATCGCCCGACCCGGTGGCAGGAATGCATCGGTGGCTCGCTGTTCTGGATCCACCAGCACAACATCGTCGCCCGCAGCCCCATCACGGGCTTTTCGGAGACGAAGACCGGGCGCTGGTCGATCGACCTCGAACCGCGCCTCATTCGCGTGATGCCCGTGCCCAAGCGTGCGCACCAGGGCTGGCGCTATCTCAAGATCGAGCCGCCCCGCGACCTGGAAGACGGCGAGGATATCGGCGATGTTCTGCCCGGCAGGCTGGCCGGGAAGCTCCAGCGCCTGGGCCTGATCTAGCCCCGTCTCTATCCTGCCGAGCCCGACCTCACCGGGCCGAGATACGCTCCACGGTTTTCAACGATACCGCCCAGACTGCGAAACCGCCGATCAGGTCGGTCACGTAATGCCCGCCCATCGGGATTGTCGACACGATGGTCAGCGCCGCCCAGACGATGGCGGGCCACCTTGCAGGCGTTGCATAGGCACCCTGCACGATCAGCAGCGCGAGAACGGTGTGGAACGACGGGAAGGTGACGATTCCGTTCAGATCCTCGATCCTGACGACCCGGCCTACGCCGGAATAGAACATATCGAATGTCTGTCCGGCATAGGTGCCGGCGCCGATCGGCAACCCTTCCAGTCCGGGGCCTTTCATATCGTAATGCAGGATTGCGCCGCGAGCGGGAAAGAACATCGACGCGATGGCCGTTGCCTGCATGGTCACGACCGCCGTCGCGACAAACCGCCAGAACCGCAGTCCCTCGCCGCTGGCGACCATCCATGCGGCAGCGGCGAGGCAGAGAACCGCCGAACTGTCATAGGCCCATTTCAGGACCCTGACCGCCATATCCTGCGACGCTGTGAAATAGACCATGCTGCGGCTGTCCAGCGGCAGATACGCGTCCAGGCTTGCCAGCAACGGGTCCGCCACGGGCATCCGCAGGCCCAGTCCGCCATTCGACACGAGGCCGCACAGCAGGAGGCTGGCGATGAAGAAAGTCATCAGCCTGGCAAGGTCGGCAATGCGCCAGCCGAGCCCGCGAAAATCGCAATAGAGCGACAGGACCGCCGTCACCACGGCGAGGCCGGCGATGCCCAGGAATTCCGAGTGGAACCGGATGCCGGTCTTCGCGGTGATGACGGCAAGCGCGATCATGGACGATCCGAGCGCGGCGGCCATCAGCGCGGAAAGGCGCGTGCCTGAATCCAGTCGCGGGACAGCGCCCGTTCCCGACAGGCGATCCAGCCTGATTGTCATGTTTCTCGCGAACATGCCGCTTCGTAGGAAAACGCGCTTAACAAGCGGTGTAGATCAGCCGGCGGGAAGGGCCCGACGCACGCGAACCCTTCCCTCTTCTCGGAACCCTGCCCCGCCCGGAACCGTTGGTGGGGAAAGGAGAAACCATATGCCCGAACGCCAGAGCACGCACCCCGACAACGACCTGATCGACGAGATGACCGACCTGCCGACCCCTTCGCAGGGCAGCAGTTCGGGCGGCGGCGTGAATGTCCGCGTCGGCAAACGCGACGAGCACAACCGCGCGACCGATCCGGACAACCGCGAGCCGGAAATCGGCTCCGACAATCCCGAACAGGACGCGCGCAAGGGTCCCAAGACGATGTCCGCGATCAAGAGCGGCAATCAGGACTGACCCTGAACCGAAATCACCGCGATCACACGTGAAAGACGCCTCGCAATCGATGGATTGCGAGGCGTCTTTCTATTGTGCGTTGCTCCTGCCGCGAATTGTCAGGCGTCGGTTTTTGCCGCCACGCGGCGCAGCGCATTGACATAGGCTTCGGGTGGCTGCGCTCCGGGCACCAGGAACTTGCCTTCGATCACCATGGCGGGGACGCCGGTAATATTCGCCTCGAACGCCTGCCGCTCTTCCGAGCGGACCTGCGCGGCGGTTGTATCGTCGGCAAAGGCCGACAGGGCGTCTTCCCGGCTGAGCCCGACGCCTTCGGCCACATCCAGCAGGACGTCGCGATCACCGATGCGGCGGCGTTCGTTGAAATGCGCCTTGAACAGCGCGAGCTTCAGTTCCGTCTGCTTTTCCGCGCCCCGGTTCTGCAGCGTCCACGACAGCAGGCGGTGCGCGGCAAAGGTGTTCCACATCATCGCTTCGGGCGCCGGCTCCTCGCCTTCGTAATCGAGGGACACGCCGGCTGCCTGCGCCGCCTCGCGCATCTGGCCCTGCACCTGTTTCGACTGGTCGATCGTGCGGCCGTATTTGCGGGCGATATGCGCGGTGCGGTCCTCGCCCTGCTCCGCCATGTCGGGATTGAGCTCGAACGCGTGCCAGCGAATGTCGGCGTCGATCTCGCCGTCAAGCTGGTCCAGCGCCTGCGACAGGTTTCCCCATCCGACGAGGCACCATGGGCACATCACGTCGGACCAGATGTCGATGGTCATCCGACGGGCATTGCCGGTATCGCCTTTGGTGTCGGTTTCGGTCATGATCCTGTCCTTTCCAGCCACCAGCCAAGCAGGTGATTGGCAATGGCCTGCGGCGGAGGCGCGCCTAACGGGGCGCCTTCTTCCCCGTTCATCGCGGCCTGCACCTCTTCGCGGGTGAAGAAGCGCACATCCTCCAGCTCGGTGGTGTCCACATCGATGTCGCCCGGCTCTGCCAGCGCGTGGCAGCCGATCATCAGCTGCGAGGGGAACGGCCAGGGCTGGCTGGCGATGTAGCTGACGGAATGGACGACGATGCCGGATTCCTCCAGCACTTCGCGGGCGACGCCTTCTTCCATGCTTTCCCCCGGTTCCACGAACCCGGCAAGCGCGGAATAGGCTTTCTCCGGCCAGCCCTTTCCCCGGCCCAGCATGAGTTCCCCGTCCCGTTCGACCAGCATGATGGTGACGGGGTCGGTGCGCGGGAAATGCTGCGTTCCGCATCCGCCCGCCTCTGCCGGGCAATCGCGCTGCCAGCCGCCCTTGGCAATGCGCGTCGGTTTGCCGCACTGGGCGCAGAAACGGTGCCTTGCGTGCCAGTTCACGATGCTGCGCGCGCCGCCGTAAATGGCGAGATCGTCGGCCGACAGCGCCATCATCGCGGCCCATACGCGCGGGTTGCTGATGCGCGGGGCCGCATCACCCTGCTGCGGGACGGCGGCGAAACAGGGCTTCGCCGGGCCGTCGCCCGCCGGGTCGAGCCCGAGGAAAACGAGTTCCGCATCCTCCGGCGCGTCGGCCAGTGAACCCCAAAGAAGGCCACCGGCATCGTCCATTTGCGGCATGAGACCGTCGAGCGCGAGCAGCCGCGCCTTCCAGTTCATCATTCCCGCCAGCGCATCGGGATCGGCGCGCAAATTGTCTGCCCGGTCGAGCCGCGAACCGGTAAAAGCAACAGGTTTGTTCGTCATGGTATCAGGACCGTTCACTCGGCCCCGCCCTTGCCGGTCATGGCGGCGAGGTCTGCGCGCACAAGATCAGGGAACTGGTTCTGGATCGGATAGCTCTCGCTCGGCATGTACTGGGTATAAAGCTGCGCGCGAAGGCCGCTGCCGAAATCGGCAAATGCCGCCGTTCCTGCAGCGCCGCCCCAGCCGAACGCGCCACCCGTCACGCGGCCGCCTGCGCCAAAGCCCTGCCCTTCGATCCACGTCCCTTCTGTCCGGACGGTGGAAGGCAGAATGTTGCGCGTACCGACCCGCACGGCCAGCTCGCCCATCACGCGCTTGCCGTCGATCTTGCCGTAACCCAGCAGCATCCGCAGGAAACGGTCATAGTCGCGCGGGCTGCTGACCAGGCCTGCGCCGCCGAACGGGAAGGCCGGTTCGTCGAGATAGATCGAGGCCGCCGCCGGATCGATCGGCAGGGGTGTGCCGTTGAGGATGCCGTAATTGGTCGTGAAACGCCCGACTTCGCTGCGCGGCACCTGGAAATACGTGCTGTCCATGCCGGCAGGGGTAAAGATATTGTCCTGCAGGAAGCTGGCGAAATCGGTGCCGCTGGCGACCTCGATCACGCGGCCCAGCAGGTCGAGGCTGACCGAATAGCTCCATTTCGTGCCCGGTTGCAGGACCAGCGGCACCTCGGCCAGCCGGTCGGCGAAATTGGCAAGACCCTCCACCGGCTTGGCCCGTCCGATGCCCGGGATCGGGATACGGCTGACCTCTCCGGGCACGAGCCCGAGCCGTTCGTATTCCTTGGAGATCGGACCTTTCTGGATGATGCCATAGCCAAGCCCTGCCGTATGGGTCAGCAATTGCCGGATCGTGATCGGCCGCTCTGCCGGGACGAGATCGGTGATCGACCCGTCATAGGTCTTTTGCACCATCATGTCGGAATAGGCCGGGAGGATTTCGGCCAGCGGCTGGTCGAGGCCGAGCTTGCCGTCATCGATCAGCATCATCGTCGCCATGCCGGTCACGGGCTTGGTCATGGAATAGATGCGATACAGGCTGTCCGCGTCGGCCATCGCAGGCTGGCCGATGGTCAGTTTCCCGCCGCCCACTGTCTGTAACGCATCGCCCGTTCCCCAGCCGAAGGTCGCCAGCATGTTGGCGACCTTGCCCTGCGCGACATAGCCGGTGACTTCCTCGGTCACGCCGGGCCACGCCATCGTGTGCATCACCCCGCCTGCATGATTGTGGGCAAGCGCCGCGCGCCACATCGGAATACCGGCCAGCAGCGCACCGGCCCCGGCCAGCGCCCCGCCGCGAAGCAGGGCCCGGCGGCTGACCTGCGCCTGATCGAAGCCGTCGTCGAATGTCCGGTAAGCCATTGGCAATTCCTCTCTCATCGCTTTTCGATACGCTTCCTGCGGCATGGGGACTGCACGGTCAATCTGCTCTTGAAAAGGCGCGGTGCTTTACCCATATAACACACATGGGAAACATCATTGCAATCTTGCTGGGCGTGCTCGTGTTGCCCATCGTCATCCTGGGGACCATCCCCTTCCTCGGCTGGGCGAACTGGCTTGCCCTGCCCGTCCTGGTACTGGGCATCGTGGCCGGACAATTGTCGAGCAACGGGAATGCCGGGCGCAATTTCTGCATCGTCGTCGGCATCATTGCGGCCATCCGGCTGAGCATCGGCGGCGGTATCATCTGACCTCGATCCGGGCGGTCAGCTTCTGGCGTCCGACAGGGCCAGCCGCACCGCCTTCGCGAACAGCGTCGGCAGTCCGGCATCGTCCAGCTGCGCCACCGGCCACCATGTGCCCTGCCCCGGGGGATCGGTTTCGGCCGTGGCCGCCAGCACGTCCATTTCCAGCGCGAAATGCGTGAAGCCGTGGGATACCGTGCCCAACGAGGTCCACTTCGCATCCAGCGGAGCGATGCCCGACCCGTCGCCGCCTGCATTCCATCCGTCGTCCGGCAGCGACCGCATCCCGCCGAGCATCCCCGTGCCGGGCCGCGCAACCAGCCAGACCCGGTCATCCCGCTCGATCCAGTAAGCCTGTCCGCGCCGGACGGGCTTCGCCTTCTTCGGGGCCTTTACCGGCAGGGTTTCGGGATCCTGCACCCGTCCTTCGCACGCGGCGGCAAGCGGGCATAAAAGGCATTTCGGAGCCCGCACCGTGCAGAGGGACGATCCCAGATCCATCATCGCCTGCGCGAAATCGCCCGGCCGCTCGTCCGGCGTAATCCGGTCCGTCGCTGCCCGGATTGCCATGCGCGCAGCGGGCAAGGGCTGGCGGATAGCGAACAGGCGGGCGACAACGCGTTCGACATTCGCATCGACCACCACCGCCCGCTGGCCAAAAGCGATCGCGGCAATTGCGGCGGCGGTGTATTCGCCCACGCCCGGCAGCGCGCGCAGGCCCTTTTCCGTGCCCGGAAACGCGCCCGTCTGCGCCACGGCCCGCGCCGCCTTCACCAGGTTGCGGGCCCGCGAATAATAGCCCAGCCCCGCCCACGCCGCCATGACATCGGCATCCTGCGCCTTTGCCAGGGCGTCGACACTGGGCCAGGTCGCCGTGAATTTCTCGAAATAGGGTTTGACCGCCGCAACGGTCGTCTGTTGCAGCATGACCTCCGACAGCCAGACGCGGTACGGGTCCGGGGGCGCGTCGCCCGGCGGGCTGCGCCAGGGGAGGTCGCGGGCATTGGCATCGTACCATTCCAGCAGCGCGTCCGGAATTGCGCGCAAGTCCTGTTTGCCGGTGGCGGTCACGCGGTGCCTATGGCATGGCTTTTCGCACGATGGAACGGCATGCTGACGAAACCTCCGGCAAGGGCACGAAACCGTCCGGCAAAGCCGCCGGCGCGCGGGCGAAGACGCCTGCGAAACCGCGCGCCAAGGCGCGGCCCTATGAAAGGCCGCGCGGACGCGGGGCGAAGGCAATCGGCGACCTGACCCCGCAGGTCGGGCGCACCGCGTTTCGCCGCTTCGGCTTCGTGCAATCCAATATCGTCACCCGCTGGCCGGAAATCGTGG
This is a stretch of genomic DNA from Erythrobacteraceae bacterium WH01K. It encodes these proteins:
- a CDS encoding DsbA family oxidoreductase — its product is MTETDTKGDTGNARRMTIDIWSDVMCPWCLVGWGNLSQALDQLDGEIDADIRWHAFELNPDMAEQGEDRTAHIARKYGRTIDQSKQVQGQMREAAQAAGVSLDYEGEEPAPEAMMWNTFAAHRLLSWTLQNRGAEKQTELKLALFKAHFNERRRIGDRDVLLDVAEGVGLSREDALSAFADDTTAAQVRSEERQAFEANITGVPAMVIEGKFLVPGAQPPEAYVNALRRVAAKTDA
- the nudC gene encoding NAD(+) diphosphatase, with amino-acid sequence MTNKPVAFTGSRLDRADNLRADPDALAGMMNWKARLLALDGLMPQMDDAGGLLWGSLADAPEDAELVFLGLDPAGDGPAKPCFAAVPQQGDAAPRISNPRVWAAMMALSADDLAIYGGARSIVNWHARHRFCAQCGKPTRIAKGGWQRDCPAEAGGCGTQHFPRTDPVTIMLVERDGELMLGRGKGWPEKAYSALAGFVEPGESMEEGVAREVLEESGIVVHSVSYIASQPWPFPSQLMIGCHALAEPGDIDVDTTELEDVRFFTREEVQAAMNGEEGAPLGAPPPQAIANHLLGWWLERTGS
- a CDS encoding serine hydrolase, giving the protein MAYRTFDDGFDQAQVSRRALLRGGALAGAGALLAGIPMWRAALAHNHAGGVMHTMAWPGVTEEVTGYVAQGKVANMLATFGWGTGDALQTVGGGKLTIGQPAMADADSLYRIYSMTKPVTGMATMMLIDDGKLGLDQPLAEILPAYSDMMVQKTYDGSITDLVPAERPITIRQLLTHTAGLGYGIIQKGPISKEYERLGLVPGEVSRIPIPGIGRAKPVEGLANFADRLAEVPLVLQPGTKWSYSVSLDLLGRVIEVASGTDFASFLQDNIFTPAGMDSTYFQVPRSEVGRFTTNYGILNGTPLPIDPAAASIYLDEPAFPFGGAGLVSSPRDYDRFLRMLLGYGKIDGKRVMGELAVRVGTRNILPSTVRTEGTWIEGQGFGAGGRVTGGAFGWGGAAGTAAFADFGSGLRAQLYTQYMPSESYPIQNQFPDLVRADLAAMTGKGGAE
- a CDS encoding A/G-specific adenine glycosylase; translated protein: MTATGKQDLRAIPDALLEWYDANARDLPWRSPPGDAPPDPYRVWLSEVMLQQTTVAAVKPYFEKFTATWPSVDALAKAQDADVMAAWAGLGYYSRARNLVKAARAVAQTGAFPGTEKGLRALPGVGEYTAAAIAAIAFGQRAVVVDANVERVVARLFAIRQPLPAARMAIRAATDRITPDERPGDFAQAMMDLGSSLCTVRAPKCLLCPLAAACEGRVQDPETLPVKAPKKAKPVRRGQAYWIERDDRVWLVARPGTGMLGGMRSLPDDGWNAGGDGSGIAPLDAKWTSLGTVSHGFTHFALEMDVLAATAETDPPGQGTWWPVAQLDDAGLPTLFAKAVRLALSDARS